The DNA window TTGCGTCTGTACAAAAGCGCCGGCGAAGTGAAGATGATGGCCAAGGCTGCCGAAATCAGTGCCGAAGCCCACTGCAATGCCATGAAGCGAGCTCGCAAGGGCGGCTACGAGTACAACTTAGAAGCGGAGCTGATTCGTACCTTTATGGATCACGGTGCTCGTTCAACGGCGTATCCGTCTATCGTCGGTGGCGGCGCGAACGGCTGTATATTGCACTATATCGAGAACAGCGCGCCCTTGAAAACGGGCGATCTGGTCTTGATTGATGCCGGCTGTGAGCTCGATTGCTACGCCTCGGACATTACCCGCACCTTTCCTGTCAGCGGTAAGTTTAGCCCGGAGCAGAAAGCCCTGTACGAGGTGGTGTTGGACGCCCAGTACGCTGCCATCGATGCGGTTCGCCCCGGCAATCACTGGAATCATTCCCACGAAGCTGCGTTGAAAGTGCTGACCCAAGGGCTGATCGATCTGGGGCTGTTGTCGGGTAACCTAGACGATGCGATTTCCGAAGAATCCTACAAGCCGTTTTTCATGCACCGGACCGGCCATTGGCTAGGCTTGGATGTTCATGATGTAGGTGATTACAAAGTGGGCGATGCCTGGCGACAGCTGGAGCCCGGTATGGCGCTCACGGTTGAGCCGGGTCTGTACATTGCGCCGGACAATACCAGCGTTGATGAAAAATGGCGTGGCATCGGCATTCGCATTGAAGACGATGTCGTGGTTACCAAAGACGGTTGCCGGGTATTGACCGACGGTGTGCCGAAAACCGTGGCCGATATTGAAGCATTGATGGCGGAATGACCCTGTGAGCGACACCCGAATGGATACCGATCTGATCATCGCCGGCGGCGGCCTGGCTGGCGCGACTTTGGCGCTGGCCGTGGCGCGCGTGGTGCCGGAACTTCGGGTGACCGTGGTCGAGAGTTTTCCGCTGTCGCCAGACGCGCTGCCGGAGGATTACCAACCCAGTTACGATGCCCGTTCGACGGCACTGGCCTGGGGTTCCCGGGTTATTTTTGAAGAGCTTGGGCTTTGGTCCGCGCTGGCTGAACACGCCACGCCTATTCAGCACATTCATGTCTCGGATCGTGGCCGGTTCGGGGCAACTCGCCTGCACGCCAAAGACCATCAGCAAGAAGCGTTGGGTTATGTGGCGGACAATCGCTGGATGGGCTTGTGCCTGATGCGGGCCCTGCTGGCGGCCAATATCCGCTGGGAAGCGCCGGCTGAGGTGGTCGATATGACACCACTCAATCAGGGGGTGCGAGTCAGCATCCGCAAAAATGGAGAAGAGCAACAGTTGATCGGCCAATGCTTGGTGGTGGCCGATGGCGGCCGTTCCGGCTTGCGGGAAAAACTGGGCTTTCAGCCACGAACGGTGGATTACGGCCAGAATGCCTTGATTGCGAACGTCACCACCAGCGAAGCTCATCAGTTCACGGCCTTTGAACGTTTTACTCAGTCTGGCCCGATGGCCATGCTGCCCCAAGGTTCACCGGCCCGCCCCGGGCATGATTCGGCATTGGTCTGGACACTGGGCGACGAGGAACTCGAAACCTTAATTGAGCAGGCCGATGAAGAAAAATGCCGCTCTCTGCAAGAGCGCTTCGGCTGGCGGCTGGGGCGTATCACGCGCATTGGTCAATGCAACCACTACCCCTTAAAGCTGACCACCGTGGACGAAGCGGTTCGCCCGGGCGTGGTGCTTGTCGGGAATGCGGCTCACGCTCTGCATCCGGTGGCCGGGCAGGGGTTCAATCTTGCATTGCGGGGTTTGATGGCATTGGTGGAACAGTTTCGCGTGGCTACGGATAACGGCGTTTCGATTGGTTCTTTGATGGTGCTAAACGAATACCAGCAAAGGCACCGTCAGGATTGGCAGCAAACCGTGCAGTTCTCGGATTCGCTGATTCGAGTGTTCGGACAATCCCTTCCGCCTTTGGCGCTTGCTCGGGATGCGGGGTTGATGGGCTTGGATCTGGTGCCCGCAGCCAAACGCTGGTTTGCCCGTAAAGCCATGGGTACAGGTGGGCGCAAGGCTGCAATTCCTTCCGTTAAAGCCGATCAGGAGGACGTTCGTCATGAGTCATGAGTCCGGGGTGCAGAGCTTCGACGTTCTGGTGGTCGGGGGCGGAATGATTGGTTCGGCTTTGGCGCTGGGGCTGTCCCGACAAGGTTGGCAGGTAGGGCTCATAGAAGGTGCGCCGGTTGAACGGTTGTGGGAGCGTCCGAAACCGGCAGCCGACGTTGACAGTTTTGAGCCAAGAGTCAGCGCGATTTCGCTGGCGAGTGAACGATTACTGCAAGATTTGGGCGCTTGGCCTCGTGTGCAGGCTGGCCGACATTGCGGCTACCGGGAAATGATCGTGTGGGACGGCGATGGCACAGGGCGCATTCACTTCGATGCGGCCGAGCTTCATGCCCGCTTGCTGGGTACGATTGTGGAAAACCGGAACATCGTTCGCGCGTTGTTTGAATCCCTGGCCGAGAGCGACGTTACGCTGATCGATGGTGTGCGGGTGCAAAGTTGGGCTCGTGGCGAGTCGGTGCAACTGGAAGATGGTCGTCTGTTAGCCGCCGATTTGGTGGTCGGGGCCGATGGTGCTATGTCCCGACTGCGTCAGTGGAGTGGGTTGGCTACCCGGGAGTGGGATTACGACCAGCACGCCATTGTGGGCACTGTGCGTACCAGCCAGTCACATCGCTTCACTGCGTGGCAAAGCTTCACTCCCACTGGGCCGTTGGCGTTCTTGCCGCTAGATAACGAAACCGGCGACGAGCATTTTTGTTCGTTCGTCTGGTCACAGGACACCGCCGAAGCGCGTCGGTTGATGGCGCTGGATGCCGATAGGTTCCGGCAAGAGCTGGAAGCGGCGATTGAAGGTGAGCTCGGTGAGGTATTGGAGGTCTCCAAACGATTTTCCTTCCCGCTGTGCCAGCGCCATGCCAAAGATTACGTCACCGACGGACTGGCACTCGTGGGCGACGCGGCTCATACCATTCATCCGTTGGCGGGACAGGGCGCGAATCTCGGTTACGGTGATGTCCGGGTTTTGCTGGACGAGCTGAGCCGAGCGAAGGAGCTGGGCCTGAATCCGGGCGATGATCTGGTTCTGGCGCGTTACCAGCGTCGTCGTAAGGGCGAGAACCTTACTATGATGGCGGCAATGGAGGGCTTCAAGCAGCTCTTTGCCCGGGATGAATTGCCGGTTCGTTGGCTGCGCAATGCCGGTATGCGCTGGTTCGATAAGCTGGCGCCGCTAAAGAATCGAATTGCCGCCGAAGCCATGGGCATTGACGGGTAGCGCTGCCCCAGACTATTCCGTAAACTTTTCTGATTGAATCAGACTCCAGCAGACAAAGGAATTGTTTATGGCAGGCGCCAGCCTTCTTACCCTTCTCGATGACATCGCGACGATGTTGGATGATGTGGCCTTGATGACCAAGGTCGCCGGCAAGAAAACCGCAGGCGTGCTGGGGGATGATCTGGCGCTTAATGCGCAGCAGGTCGCCGGTGTGAAGCCCGCTCGGGAATTACCCGTGGTTTGGGCGGTCGCTAAAGGCTCGATGCTGAACAAATGCATTCTGGTGCCTGCAGCCGTAGCGATCAGTTTTTTTCTTCCCTGGTTGGTTATTCCGCTTTTGATGCTTGGCGGTGCTTTCTTGTGTTTCGAAGGCTTCGAAAAAGTGGCCCACAAATTCTTGCACGGCAAGGAGGAGGAGGCACACAAAGAAAATCTTCGGGAAGCCCTAAAGAATCCCAAGGCTAATCTAAAAGAAGTCGAACGGGAAAAAATCAAAGGCGCTATTCGTACCGATTTCATTCTATCCGCCGAGATCATCGCGATCACCTTGGGGATCGTGGCCGAGAAAAGTCTTGGAATGCAGTTCGCCGTGCTTTCGGTCGTCGCGGTGATGGTTACCGTGGCGGTGTACGGTTTAGTGGCGGGTATCGTGAAAATTGACGATGGAGGACTGTACCTGAGTCAACGAGACTCGGCGGTACTCCAGCGCATCGGGGACGGCATACTGTGGTTGGCCCCCTACATGATGAGGACTCTGACCATTGTTGGCACCATTGCCATGTTTTTGGTGGGCGGCGGTATTCTCACACACGGCATAACGCCGGTTTACGAGGCCATTCGAGGATTTGCGGCAGAGGTAGGCGGGATCGGTGCTGTTTTAATTCCCACCCTGGGTGACGGGTTGTTCGGGCTCATCGCCGGAGGGGTGTTAGTGGCCGCACTTACGCCCGTAATAAATCTTTGGCAAAAGCGAAATGCTTAAAGACAGGCATCGAACAGGCGGCTGACCAACACCGGAACAGCCGTTTCCACTCGAAGAATTCGGGAGCCAAGGTGCACGCTTTGACAGCCCGCTTCCTCCAGCTTTCTGACTTCGTAATCGCTAAAGCCGCCTTCGGGGCCGATGCAAATTGCCGCGGGCTCGTTCAGGTGCGTCGGGCAGGGAATGGCGGTGCCCGGGTGGGCAACCAGAGCCCGTTTACCGGCCAGGAGCGTCGGCAGTTCGTCTTCTACAAACGGTTTGAACAGCTTTCGAATGTGCACCTGCGGCATCAGGGTGTCTTTGGCTTGTTCCAGCCCAAGAGTCAGGTTGTCGCGCAGATTGTCCTCTGACAGCCATGGCGTTTGCCAGAAGCTTTTCTCCACCTTATAGCTATTGATCAGCCAGATGTCTTTAACGCCCAGCGAAGCGCAAGTTTGCAGCGTACGCCGGAACATTTTGGGGCGGGGCATGGCAAGAATCAGGGTTAGCGGCAAAGGCGCGGGTGCAGATTGTTCCAAGCGCACCTGCAGCTCAGCTTCTGAGTCCGTGAGATGAAGTACCTCACCATAACCCATAGCGCCGTTCACACGGCCCACAGGCAGTTTGTGGCCTGCTCCGGCTTTGAGTACGGTTTTCAGATGGTCGAAGCGGCGACCGCGTAATCGTACGCGATCTGAATCGATGAAGTCTTCGTCAAACAGTAACGCCAGATTCATTGACTGCCCAACTCTTCCTCGTCGGTATCCCGCCGCTCTTTGTAGGCCAGCCGTCCGAATAAAATGCCGAACTCGAACAAGATCCACATGGGCACGGCTAGCAGGGTCTGGGAAATGATGTCTGGTGGGGTCAGCAGCATGCCAATGATGAAGCAGGCGACCACCACATAGGGCCGCTTGGCTGCGAGATCTTTGGGTGTGGTCGCGCCTGTTAGAATCAACAGCACCGTGGCAATGGGTATCTCGAAGGCTACACCGAAGGCGAAGAACATCTTCAGGATGAAGTTCAGATAGCTGGCAATATCGGGTAATTCGATGATGCCTTCTGGCCCGATGGCGGTAAAAAAGCCGAAAACCAGCGGGAATACCACAAAGTAGGCGAAGGTGGCGCCACCATAAAACAGCACAACTGACGTAAACAGCAGCGGGAACGCCAAACGTTTTTCATGGGCATAAAGGCCCGGCGCTACAAAGCTCCAAAGCTGATAAAGAATGATGGGGATGGCGGCAAATACTGCCAATACCAAGGCCAGCTTCAGCGGTGCGAAAAAGGGCGAGGTGATGTCTGTGGCGATCATCATCTGGCCTTCAGGAAGAAGGTCTCGCAGCGGCTGCGACAGCAGCAGGTAAAGGTCGTTGGCAAAGGGGTAAATTACCGCAAAGCAGATGATGACGGCCAAGACCATTTTCAGTAAACGGTTGCGCAACTCAAGCAAATGCTCGATGAGCGGCATTTCTGGCGCTTGATGGCCTTCGGGTGATGAACTCATGAACGGCTTTCCGACGAATTCCCTGAGGTTTGATCTGTGTTGCTGCTTGACTGGTCGTTCGAGATGGCGCTTTCAGACTGAGCGGGTTTGGCCTTTCCCGGATTGTTTTCCGGCAAAATCATGTGCTCGTACTTTTTGGCTTCGTCCAGCGCACCTTTTACGGTTTTCTCGACATCTTCCAGCCCCACATCGCCAGCCTTGCGCAGCTGTTCCCGCAGTTCTTCCGCTTTCAGTTCGCGGTCTAGCTCCGAGGTAAATTGTCGGACCATGCGGCGAGCACCACCGACCCATCGGCCAGCCGTTCGGGCAGCAGACGGTAGCCGCTCCGGACCAAGGACGAGCAGTGCGATGATGCCGCAAATAAGAAGCTCAACAAAGCCAATATCGAACATTCAGTTGGCGCTCAGCTCTTTTGCTTTTCCTGAGTTTTCGCGTCAGCCTGAGTTTGTTCGGCTTTTTGGCCTTCCAAAGTGTCAGCTTCATCGGATTTCTCGTCTTCGTCATTCATGGACTTTTTGAAACCACGAATTGCACCACCGAGATCGGTGCCGATGTTGCGGAGTTTCTTGGTTCCGAACAGCAAAATAACGATGCCGAGTACGATAAGAAGTTGCCAGATACTGATACCCATGAGGGGTCCTCGTTCAATTGTTTCTGTTGTTCACATTGTACGCCAATGACAACCTTGGGCGGAAATACTCCTTAGGGGTACCCCTTTACGATTGTCGTGACGCTTTTTCTTCCAAGCCGGACAAATCGAAGCGACGAGCCAGCTCGTCCGTAATGTCTTTCGGGCTCAGGCCGAGGCGAGACAGCATAACCATGGTGTGAAACCACAAATCCGCGGTTTCGTAGATCACGTCCTGAGTATCTCCGGAGTGTTCGGCATCTTTCGCCGCCAACAAGGTTTCGGTGCACTCTTCCCCGACCTTCTCCAAAATCTTGTTCAGGCCTTTGGCGTGCAGACTGGCGACGTAGGACGTGTCAGGGGCGGCGTCTTTGCGTGCTTCGAGTACCTCAGCAAGGCGTTCCAGTACATCACTCACGGTGTTTGCTCCTCAGTTACTGCCATAAATCGCGTCAGGATCTTTCAGTACCGGCTCGGCACTGACCCATTCGCCGTTTTTCAGGGTCCGGTAAAAACAGCTTCTGCGACCAGTATGACAGGCAATGCCGCCTTTTTGCTCCACTTTAAGCAAGACAACGTCGGCATCGCAGTCCAGGCGAATGTCTTTGAGGATCTGCTGATGCCCCGAACTTTCGCCCTTACGCCAGAGCTGGCCACGAGATCGTGACCAATAAACTGCCTGACCTTCTTCGACCGTGAGCTGAAGAGATTCACGGTTCATCCAGGCCATCATCAATATGTCGCCGTTTTTGGCGTCTTGCGCAATGGCAGGTACCAGGCCGTCCTCGGTCCAGAGGATGTCGTCTAACCAACTGGGAGAGCCTAGATTATCGGCTAAATCTTTCATTTCTATGAATCCTGAGCAGGGTAGGTGCTAGCGCGACAGATGCGGTTCGTATCATCAATCTTGCACGGGTAGTTTTACAGGCATGAGACTGGCCTTCAAGTACAAGGGATGAGCGGGTTCGCCCGACTTGTTCATCCGAATGCAATGTAAGTCCGGCAGCAGTCGCTTTACCTGATCTGAGCGTTTCAGGTGTGAACCGTAATTCCCCCAAGCCGCCACCGTCAGTGCCGATTTCTGTGCGCACCGGGCCAGCCAGCCATCGTTTTCTTCGCCAACCGGTTCAGATGCTGTGATCAGCTCTTTGGGCGTGGCGGCGCGATATGCAAACAGGTTGGTGACGTAAACGCCACCAAAGCCCCAGGCGTTGGCAAAGTTGATGCAGCGGGTGATGGTGGGGTTAGCGTCGGTTTCCGATGGGTTCAGCCCTATAATCATCACGAAGGGCTTACCGTCGTCCCAAGCTCTGCTAAGAGCATAACGGTAACGTCCACAGGGCGAAAAATGAGTTTGGGTATCCATCTTGGTTCAGCGCTTGGTGGTCACGAACATGATTAACGGCTACCTCGAAGCACCAAAGCTCCCGCGCCAGCAAACAGCGCCCATGACCACAGTGGTATATTTTGAGCCCATTCTGCGGCGCCGGGCTGGGTTCCGGCGATAGCGACTCCAACCAGTGCCAGCGCGGTGATGCCACGACGCCAACGGCGGTCGGTTTTGCGCTGCTGTTCACGCAGTAAGGCCAGTGTGTCCTGATTCTGTTGTTCCGTCGGGCCGGCGCTTCTCAATTGCAGTAGGGCATCGTGAACCAGTTGCGGCATTTCCGGTGATTGTTCCAGCCATGACGGCAAGTGCGTTTGTAGCGATTTGATCAGACCGGAGGGGCCAATCCGCTTACGCATCCAGTTTTCAAGGAACGGTTGCGCAGTGCTCCACAAATCGAGATCGGGATACAATTGGCGACCTAGCCCTTCGACGTTAAGCAGCGTCTTTTGCAGCAGGACCAACTGTGGTTGCACTTCCATATCGAAGCGCCGGGCGGTCTGGAACAGGCGTAAGAGGAAGTGCCCGAACGAGATATCTTTCAGTGGTTTCTCGAAAATAGGCTCGCACACGGTGCGGATGGCGGCCTCGAACTCGTTGATGCGGGTTTCCGGCGGCACCCAACCGGATTGAACATGCAGCTGAGCGACCTGGCGGTAATCGCGCCGAAAGAACGCGAGCAGGTTGCGAGCCAGGTAGCTTTGATCATCCGGAGCCAGAGTGCCGACAATGCCGAAGTCGATGGCGATGTATTGCGGGTCCGCTGGGTTAGACACGTCGACAAAAATGTTGCCCGGGTGCATGTCGGCGTGAAAAAAACTGTCACGGAACACTTGGGTAAAGAAGATCTCGACGCCCTTTTCTGCCAACACTTTCATGTTCACGCCGGCGGCTTGCAGCGACTCTACGTCGGCAATGGGGATGCCGTGGATGCGCTCCATCACCAGCACGGACTTGCTGGTGTAATCCCAATCGATAAACGGAATGTAGATCAGCGGCGAATTGTCAAAGTTGCGGCGCAACTGGCTGGCGTTGGCGGCTTCCCGTTGCAGGTCCAGTTCGTCGTGGATGGTGGCGTCGTAATCGGCAACCACCTCGACCGGGTGCAGGCGCTTGCCTTCGGACCAGTACTTTTCGAGCAAACCGGCCATCAGGTACATCAGCGCCAAGTCCTGGCGAATGACCTTTTCGATGCCCGGGCGAAGAACTTTGACCACGACTTGTTGGCCATTGCGCAAGGTTGCGGGGTGTACCTGCGCCACAGAGGCGGAGGCCATAGGGTCTGCACCAAATTCGGCGAAGAGCTCCGATACAGGAGCGCCCAGAGAGCGTTCGATAATGCCTCGGGCCTGATCGCTGGGGAAGGGTGGTACTCGATCCTGAAGCTGTTTCAGAGATGCTGCCATGTCGTCCGGCAGCAAATCCCGCCGGGTAGACAGAATCTGACCGAATTTAACGAATACTGGCCCCAATTCTTCCAGAGCGAGGCGCAAGCGGTCACCGCGGCTCAGTTTGGGTTGAGGAAACAGGTGCCAGGGGGCCAAGAGGAAGAATATTTTCAAGGGCGTGGGCAGTTCGGCCAGAGGCAAAAAGGTGTCCAGCCGGTAGCGGCAAAATACCCAGGCAATTCGGAACAGGCGTTGCAGGCGTGTCACAGGTTCTCCGTATCGGTATCGCTACCAGACAGTTCCAGTTGGTTCAGGCGGGCCTCGAGGCGTTCGGCGCGCAGGTTGAGGTCGTCGATGTCCTCAAAAGTGGCTTCCAATTCGCGGCGCCCAGGCAGGGCGCGGCTTTCTTCGTGCAAGTATTCTTCGATGTTGGCGTTCATGGTGTTGAACGCGTTCCGGCTCCACTTTACGGCGTTGCGGATGCTTTTTCCCAGTAAGTGGGCGGGCACATCGCCAATATGCCGCGCCATTGCCGCTTCCCAATCGGGTTCCAACTGGTCCAAAGCGCGTTGCAGTTGATGCGCCAGCGCGGTGTCACCGGCCACCTGAAGCCGCTCGTCAGCGAAGACACGATCGTCGCCCAGTGCCAGGGCTGCAAATGCTACCGGTTTGCCGGAAATGCTGAGTACGGCTTGGTCATCCGGTTGGCTGCGCACCTGCACTTGGTCACCGACCCGGGCCAAGGTCCAGCTGGTTGCGAACGGGGCAGTGATGTTGAATTGCACGGGCCCGGCCAAAGCCCTCAATAAAGCATCACGACCGCTTGGGTCCAGTGTTAAAGCCTGGCTCAAGGCCGTCTCGACAATAGCGCTGGCCGCAGACAAGAGCGTAGGGCCGGGAAACATCAGGGCTTGATTCCCACGTGAAGAGCGACAATGCCGCCGGTCATGTTGTAGTACTTGCAGTTCACCAGTCCGGCATTTTCCATCATGCCCTTCAGCGTGTCCTGATCCGGGTGCATACGGATGGATTCCGCCAGATACTTGTAGCTTTCACTGTCACCGGCAAACAACTGGCCCATCAGCGGCAACGCGCTGAACGAGTAGGTGTCGTAAGCTTTGCTCAGCAGCGGGTTGGCGGGCTTGGAGAACTCCAGAACCATCAATTTACCACCGGGCTTAAGGGTGCGGGTCATATCGCGCAAGGCCTGATCTTTATCGGTCACATTACGCAGGCCGAAGGCGATGGATACGGCATTGAAGCTGTTGTCCGGGAACGGCAGGTGTTCGGCATCGGCCTGAACGTACTCGATGTTGCCGGCGTAGCCACGATCGGTTAGGCGGCTGCGGCCCACTTGCAACATGGACGCGTTAATGTCGGCCAGAACCACTTTGCCTGATGGGCCTACCAAATCGGAGAACTTCATGGTCAGGTCGCCGGTACCGCCGGCAATGTCGAGCACCTGATGGCCGGGGCGAACGCCGCTCAGCTCAATGGTGAAGCGTTTCCACAGACGGTGGATGCCCATAGACATCAAGTCGTTCATGAGGTCGTATTTGCCCGCGACGCTGTGGAAAACCTCGGCCACTTGGCTTGCTTTCTGGCTCTTCGGCACGTTTCGGAAACCGAAATGGGTCACTTCGTCCTGGCTGTTGCCGGGGGTGCCTGGCGTTTGCTGCTCGCTCATGGGAGATTGTCCTGTCAGAAACTGAATGCTGTATTCTAACCGTTGAGGTGTTGGCTACAAGTTTATTACCGGCTTACACTGTAAAACCGTTTCCAAATAGCTGAGAAAACTGATTCATGTCTGTTATCGATATCCACCGTGCCCATGAACTGGACAAAGAACACGCTCGCGACGCAGCCGAAACTCTGGCCAAAGACCTGTCGCAGAAATTTGATGTGAATTATCTGTGGGAAGGCGACCAGCTCAAGTTCAAGCGCAGTGGCGTGAAAGGTCAGCTCAACATTGCGGAATCTGATTTGCACATTCACTTGGAATTAGGGCTGATGCTGCGGCCGTTTAAGTCCCGCATCGAGCAGGAAATTCACGCTCAGCTGGACCAGATCACCAAAGCGTAAAGCAGATTACAGGTCGCCTGACAGCGAGAAAGGCTCTGGGTGGCCTGCCAGTACATTTTCCATTACTTGTTGTTCCCGGCTGATCAATCTTGCAATCAGCAGGTCCACCTTGTCCATTTTCCGAAACGCGGTATAGCCGCGGTGTATAAACCCGTGGAGGTCAGCCAGTTCGGCTCTTTCCGCTGCGCCTCGGGTCATTGACAGCAACCAGCCTAAGCTGCGGTTACGCACGTAGCGGTCCATCTGCTGGCCTGTGATTGAGACCAGTTCCAGCTGACGTTTTCGAATCTCTAGTTGGCCGCTGGCGCGGTAACCTTCACACCAGTCTTTCGTGGTAATACTCGAGGTGTCTCGGCCATTTTGGTGAAACCACTCGGCCAACTCGAGATCAAGGCTTTGGGTGACCAGATTCAGTTCCACCAACCCGGCAAAGGTGGCCAGCAGGTGGTCGGGCAGCCACTTCACCATCTTCGGGAAAATCCGGTCTACGTTGTCGTCGCGGCGGGTCATGCCGGCCGGTGCGTAAAGGTCAGACAGCAGAAATTCCAGCCCGGTGTGGTAGCCCGGATGTTGATAAAGGTCTTGGTGAGTAGCTTTCAGACGTTCCGCTTGCCAATCCGCGAGTTGGACGGTGTCTTGTTGTAGCGGGTGGTTGGCTTTGAGCTGGCGGAAATCGTGGAATTCAAGCAGTAAGCGTTTAAGCCTGTGTGCATTTTTCGTCTGCACTTCGGTTGTGATCAGGCGGTCACGATACATGCCAGAGCTCCACTAGGCTGAACTTGAAGGCGCACAGTTTAGCGAAGCCTTGCCGCGGGCGCACCCGCAGCGTGTGGGCAAATGTCAGCCCTGGGCCGTGTTTGGGAGTGGTTCGAAGTTTGGCAGCCACTCAACGCTGTCGAGCGTGACAAAGTGGCTGGGAGCCTCGGTTTCGACAATGCGCATGGTGGTCGGGCTGTTTTTAGCGCTGGCCAGCATAGTGGTACGGTCGAGGATTCGGTCGGTGGCAGGAATCAGGAAAGTGCCGTAACGGATGTGCTGATACACAGAAAAGTCCGTCCGCTCCGCCCACTCGATGATGTCTTCAATGTTGCGCACAATTGTCAGGTGGTCTTTTGTTGCGCAGAACAGCTTGCTTAGCAGCTGGCGCTTTCGCGGGTTCATCTTGCCAAAAAAGGTTTGGCCGTAGGCCGATTGAGGTGCGCTGCCGATTAGCCGGACGATCCAAGGCCACATGCCATGGCTGACGGGTTCGAGCAGCGTTGTCACTAAGGGATGCAGTTTGCCTTGGGGAAGTACTGGTGCTTCCAATACAATTTCGATGTCTTCGTACAGCTCAGGCCATTGGCGGATAGCTTCCAAAATAACACCGCCGCCTCGGGAATGGCCATGAATACGAATGTTCCGGGTCGTGGGAAGATTTTGCAACGCCTGATTCAGAATGCAGGCATCGTACTCAATGGTGCCTTCCAGATATTTGATGGGCACTTCCCATTCGGCTTTTTCGGGCGTCACGCCGTTCACTGGTATGTGATAGTTGCTACACGTCAGCAGAATGAGTTCTGTTGTTGGGGCATCGTAAGTTTGGGTGAAGTAACAGTGGTTCTCCAGAAAGCCGTGTACCCCAATGACAGTGTGCGTTGCAGCACTGCTGTGATTGCGAACCGATACCGCCCCTTTACCAACCC is part of the Marinobacter sp. JH2 genome and encodes:
- the hisI gene encoding phosphoribosyl-AMP cyclohydrolase, encoding MKDLADNLGSPSWLDDILWTEDGLVPAIAQDAKNGDILMMAWMNRESLQLTVEEGQAVYWSRSRGQLWRKGESSGHQQILKDIRLDCDADVVLLKVEQKGGIACHTGRRSCFYRTLKNGEWVSAEPVLKDPDAIYGSN
- a CDS encoding DUF1643 domain-containing protein, translated to MDTQTHFSPCGRYRYALSRAWDDGKPFVMIIGLNPSETDANPTITRCINFANAWGFGGVYVTNLFAYRAATPKELITASEPVGEENDGWLARCAQKSALTVAAWGNYGSHLKRSDQVKRLLPDLHCIRMNKSGEPAHPLYLKASLMPVKLPVQD
- the ubiB gene encoding ubiquinone biosynthesis regulatory protein kinase UbiB; the encoded protein is MTRLQRLFRIAWVFCRYRLDTFLPLAELPTPLKIFFLLAPWHLFPQPKLSRGDRLRLALEELGPVFVKFGQILSTRRDLLPDDMAASLKQLQDRVPPFPSDQARGIIERSLGAPVSELFAEFGADPMASASVAQVHPATLRNGQQVVVKVLRPGIEKVIRQDLALMYLMAGLLEKYWSEGKRLHPVEVVADYDATIHDELDLQREAANASQLRRNFDNSPLIYIPFIDWDYTSKSVLVMERIHGIPIADVESLQAAGVNMKVLAEKGVEIFFTQVFRDSFFHADMHPGNIFVDVSNPADPQYIAIDFGIVGTLAPDDQSYLARNLLAFFRRDYRQVAQLHVQSGWVPPETRINEFEAAIRTVCEPIFEKPLKDISFGHFLLRLFQTARRFDMEVQPQLVLLQKTLLNVEGLGRQLYPDLDLWSTAQPFLENWMRKRIGPSGLIKSLQTHLPSWLEQSPEMPQLVHDALLQLRSAGPTEQQNQDTLALLREQQRKTDRRWRRGITALALVGVAIAGTQPGAAEWAQNIPLWSWALFAGAGALVLRGSR
- a CDS encoding SCP2 sterol-binding domain-containing protein, yielding MFPGPTLLSAASAIVETALSQALTLDPSGRDALLRALAGPVQFNITAPFATSWTLARVGDQVQVRSQPDDQAVLSISGKPVAFAALALGDDRVFADERLQVAGDTALAHQLQRALDQLEPDWEAAMARHIGDVPAHLLGKSIRNAVKWSRNAFNTMNANIEEYLHEESRALPGRRELEATFEDIDDLNLRAERLEARLNQLELSGSDTDTENL
- the ubiE gene encoding bifunctional demethylmenaquinone methyltransferase/2-methoxy-6-polyprenyl-1,4-benzoquinol methylase UbiE; translation: MSEQQTPGTPGNSQDEVTHFGFRNVPKSQKASQVAEVFHSVAGKYDLMNDLMSMGIHRLWKRFTIELSGVRPGHQVLDIAGGTGDLTMKFSDLVGPSGKVVLADINASMLQVGRSRLTDRGYAGNIEYVQADAEHLPFPDNSFNAVSIAFGLRNVTDKDQALRDMTRTLKPGGKLMVLEFSKPANPLLSKAYDTYSFSALPLMGQLFAGDSESYKYLAESIRMHPDQDTLKGMMENAGLVNCKYYNMTGGIVALHVGIKP
- a CDS encoding polyhydroxyalkanoic acid system family protein — its product is MSVIDIHRAHELDKEHARDAAETLAKDLSQKFDVNYLWEGDQLKFKRSGVKGQLNIAESDLHIHLELGLMLRPFKSRIEQEIHAQLDQITKA
- a CDS encoding alpha/beta hydrolase codes for the protein MKASHIRKLLKPIDIAYSEMFSGRVYRVGKGAVSVRNHSSAATHTVIGVHGFLENHCYFTQTYDAPTTELILLTCSNYHIPVNGVTPEKAEWEVPIKYLEGTIEYDACILNQALQNLPTTRNIRIHGHSRGGGVILEAIRQWPELYEDIEIVLEAPVLPQGKLHPLVTTLLEPVSHGMWPWIVRLIGSAPQSAYGQTFFGKMNPRKRQLLSKLFCATKDHLTIVRNIEDIIEWAERTDFSVYQHIRYGTFLIPATDRILDRTTMLASAKNSPTTMRIVETEAPSHFVTLDSVEWLPNFEPLPNTAQG